The DNA segment ATTTTCTCTCCGAAACTGGGACCACTTAGTGACCCCCAAAATTTAAATTAAGCTTGTTGACCTATGGTGTTCATTAGGTTGTCTAATGCAGGGTCATGTAAGAAGTTCTTGATAGTGACCACAGGTAAACCCGTTGCTTTAATCGCTCTATTCTCTAGGCTCTCGTGAGTCACCACCACATCGGCATCAGTTGGGACTTTTTCGATAGCAAAGTTTTTAACTTGAACATCGTAACCGGCTTTTTCTAGTTTGCGTTTGAAAGTCGATGCTCCCATAGCGCTTGAGCCCATTCCCGCATCACATGCAAAGGCAATAAATTTGATGTTCTTTACTTCTTTTGGCTGTTCTGTTGAAGCCTGAGCTGATGCTTTTGCTACCACACCTTCTGCTTTCATATCTTTCATGTCGGTTATCGACTGTTCAAACTCGTCTTCTGATTGTTCTTTCTTGCTCACTTTCAGGATTGCACTTGCGACAAGGAAAGACACAACCGTTGCTGAAGCCACACCTGCGATGGTTGCGAAGAAGCTTCCTTTTGGTGTGAGTGCTAAGTAAGAGAAAATCGAACCCGGACTAGGGCCAGCAACCAGACCACCATCAAGTAAGTTGAACGTTGCAATACCTGTCGCTGCACCAGCAATCATCGCAACAATCATGATTGGCTTCATTAGCACGTATGGGAAGTACAGCTCATGGATACCACCGAAAAAGTGAATGATGATTGCACTTGGTGCTGATTTCTTACTTAGACCTTGACCAAATTTCGCGTAAGCCAAAAGCATACCTAGACCAGGACCTGGGTTTGACGCCACCATAAAGAAGATCGATTTGCCCGTTTCCGCCGCCGCTTGTAGACCTAGTGGGTAGTAAATACCTTGGTCGATAGCGTTGTTTAGGAACAGTACTTTTGCGGGTTCATTAATAATGGCAAGTAACGGAAGAAAACCAGTTGCCACAAGCGCTTCGATACCCGACTTAACGAATAGGTTCGCAGCAGTCACAGCAGGACCAACAATCGCGTAAGCAAATAGACACATCAACATGCCGAAAATGCCTAGCGAGAAGTTGTTTACCACCATCTCAAAACCTGAAGGGATCTTGTCTTGTAAGCGTTTATCGATTTGAACGATCACCCAGCCACTCAATGGACCCATGATCATTGCGCCAACAAACATTGGAATCTCAGCGCCAGCGATAACACCCATAGTACCTATCGCACCAGCAACTGCACCACGCTTATCCCCGACAATTTGTCCACCGGTATAACCAATAAGCAGAGGAAGTAAATAAGTGATCATCGGACCAACTAATTCACCAAAATATTCGTTAGGCATCCAACCTGTTGGAATAAATAATGCAGTAATAAAGCCCCATGCAATGAAGGCTCCAATATTTGGCAATACCATCGCGGTCAGATGACCACCAAAAGATTGCACTCTTGCTCTTATATTTGTAGACACTGTATATTCCTTATTTTCAAAGGTTATTCTTAGTAGCTTTTAATAATTTCAAGTACGTCAGCTTTTGAAGATGAAGCCGCCAGCTTGGCAATATTTTCTTCATCAACTAACATTTCACTAAGTGCTTGAATAACCTCGATGTGTGTATCTGAATCCTTTGCAGCTAATGTTAATAAAACATTCGCTGGTCCCATTTCTGAACCGAAATCAACTGGGGTTGAAAAAACGTGGATACCCAACCCAGTCTTTAGTACACCTGCTTCTGGACGGGCATGAGGCATAGCAATACCTGGACAAAGAACATAATAAGGTCCATTATCATGCGTTGACTGAATGATCGCGTCTGCGTAGTTATTGGTAACGTAACCTTTATCTTGCAAATAACGAGTTGTTTCTTTAACTGCATCTTCCCACTTATATTCAGAGTGGTTAATGACATCAATTAAGTCGTGGTCAATAAGGTCATAAAGCATAATATATCCCAGTTATTCTTGTTCGTTGTTGTTGGGATTATTATCAATGGAAGTTGCCGAATAGAGAAATGGCAAAGAAACGTGACTTTAGTCACCTATAAATAACTGTCAATCGGATATTTCTGCGTTACCCCTCAAATTTAACCTGTAACTAAATAACAAATTTATAATTAAAAACAAGTCAATAGTTTAAGTTTGACATTGAACTCAATAACTAAAATTAATTTAAAACAACAAAATGAGATGTGAGTTCAATTTGGCCAGTTGACCATAAATTAATTGTGATAATGGTTATGTTTGCATTCGTAAAGCAAGGCATGTAACACGCTAAAATCAGTGACCGAGATCGCGTATGAAATCCAAGCACCATTCAACTGAAATTTTACGACATGACAAGCTGCTAACTCACTCATCCAGCCTCACGACATACAAACGACCTGCATAAAAAGTCAGACGAAACTCCAAATACGGAAAAGCCCAAAGTTATTAGCTTTGGGCTTTTCTTCTAGCGACTGTGGTTGATTACAACCGAGTGATACGACAACCGAGTCTTACAGCGTCAGATGCATAATTGGAAATGGTTTTCCCATGTCATCAATTGGAGATCGTGATTCAATTTTGAACCCCATGTGCTGATAGAAACCTACCGCTTGTGGGTTTTGCTCATTAACGTCAACTTTAGTGGCTGCTAACTGCTTAATGGCATGTTGCAACAACACCGTACCTACGCCTTGCCCTCGAACTTCATTTAAAACGAAAAGCATCTCTACTTTTGCATCATGGACACCCACGAAGCCAACAATCGAACCTCTTTCATTTTTAACGCATTTCAAAGAAACCGCAGGGAACGCATGTTCCATGATGATAGGTTTAAAAAACTCAATATCTTCTTCTGTAATAAAGTCATGAGTTGCTCGGACCGAATTCTCCCAAACCTTAAGCATTTCTGCATAATCTTCAGGAAGCACATTTTCTATAGTCATAATTTTCTCTAGATTAAACTGAATATAAACATGTGCAGCCGCGAGCCAGTAGTTTATCAATGGTTAGAAAAACAATACAACCGCATTCTCTATACCATTTACTCGCTTCGCTAGCCCTATCAATCAGGCATGACCACAATACCCATGGTTTCAAGCAGTTGCTCTTGTTGCCAAGCGACAATTTTAATCCCCGACGTGTCTACCTTGCGAGGGTCTAACCCTTCTAATTCAGCATGGCATAAATTAGCACCTTGCATACTGAATTGCCCCCATACGTCTTCCGAGAACACTCCTCGGCTGAGATCAGACTCTTTCAGAGACGCGCCGCCAAGGTAAGTGCCTATCCAACGGTTCTCAAACAGCTCGCACTTCTCTAAACAAGCTTGTTCAAAATTAGCGTAAGACAGGTTGCAACCCGTGATGTATGCCGAACAAAAATACATGCGATTGCTTACCTGATTGGCAAAATTCGCACGAGTGAAGTTCGCCCCTTTCAAATCGCATTCACGTAGCTCAATACCATAGCAATTCGCGTTACTAAAATTCGCCATCGCCAACTGGCAATTCTGGAAGCTTGCATCTCGTAAGTCGGCAATATCAAAGTGGCATCCCTCAATATCGCCTTGTTCGATGAACTTACAGTTAATAAACGTCGCATCACGCAAGTTCGAACGTCTGAAATCACAACGGATAAACGTGCAGGCTGTAAATGTAAGCTCTGATAAGTCTTGCTGAGCAAAACTGTGGTGATGATAAGTGCTGTTATTGGTGTCCATTTAGCCCCCTAAAGAAATTAAGCTAAGACTACCATTGCGATCTTAAGAAAACACCAAATTAAAAACCAACAAAAACAGCAACTTAAAACACCCTAATTTAGCCATTTTAAGGCACCAAACAAGCCCTTTAAGGTTGTTATTTTCGATTTATAGGATGTGCTTATCTTGAAAAAAGTTTTGTCGCTTAGAAGTACCAATAAGAGAAAAAGTTACTTTGACGAAACGAGTCAATTATTGACCGCGTCCTAACGCGCTAGACTGGACGGTTGGTATGTTGCTCGTTACACTATTCCTCATTCTCAGCATAAAGAGTAAGAACAATGAAAGACATGCGACAAGCTATGCTCGATGCAGGGTTTAGCCTTATCAATGAACACGGGTTTGCTGGTGTTGGCCTGATGAAAATCATCAACCAAGCGGAAGGCACGAAGGGTTCTTTTTACCATTACTTCAAATCCAAAGAACACTTTGGTGAGATCCTTCTTACTAACTACTTTGATGAGCATCTCGCTAAGCTAGACGACTTTTTAAGTGATGAGTCGCTTTCTCGTCGTGACCGCGTAAAAGCCTATTTCGAGTTTTGGTGTGCATCGAAACTGACTGAAGACTTCAATATCCAATGTCTTGTCGTAAAACTGGCGGGAGAAGTATCTGGGTCTGCTAACCCGTTACAGTCCACAATGGCAGTAGGCGCAGAAAAGATCATCCTGCGTATGGCGAAGCTATTTGAAGAAGGCAATGAGACCGGTGACTTCACGATCGCAGAGCCCGAATCGCTGTCTCGAATGCTTTATGGCCTATGGCTAGGCTCAACGCTCATGGCCGCTATGCAGCGTAACCGTTCGATTCTAAACAATGCCATGGATGAAACCATTCTTGCCATGAGCCCAGCCCAAGAATCGGCTGACTAGATATACCCGTTACCAGAAACCAAAAACCAAAAACCAAAAGGCTCGCATAATTTAGCGAGCCTTCTACTTATTGTAAATCTTGATTGAATTCATTCACGCCTACTCCGCTACCCCAGACGAGACGCAATATTATTGGCTTTGAGTAAGCCCTTAATAACCGGGTCGATATGCTTGAAGAAGCTCAGCCATCCTTCACAGAGATAATTTAACCCTGCCTCACCATCGCGGCTTTTGATGATGCGGTTTTTGGGGCACTCCCCATGGCATGCGAATTTAAACTCACAGGCTTGGCATTGTTTCGGCAGAGACTTCTGTTTGGCGAAGCCAAAACTCTGCTGCTTTGACGAAAAGGCTAAAGTTGAAAGTGCTTGTCCCTGAATATTACCCAGCTGAAATTCAGGAAAGACATAATGGTCACATGAATACACATCGCCATTGGGCTCAACCGCTAACCCTTTGCCGCAGATCTCACTCAAGGTGCACATGGTGCTTTCTCTGCCCATCCACACTCCGACAAAATTTTCAAAGTACGGCACTAATATTTGTCCAAAATCATGTTCGAACCACTCGTCAAAAATGGTAGTGAGGAATTCTCCCCATTGCACTGAATCGACACTCCAAGCTTCAACCTCGCCTGATACGGGAATGATCGCTTGTTGGTTGCTCAACCATTTATTGTTGGTGTGAGCTTCGCGCTTATCAACCACAGGAATAAACTGCAACTGCTTCGAACCCACTTCATCGCGTAGAAAGCGATAAACCTCTAGTGGATATTTACCTGTCACATCATTCACGCAGCTTAGGGTCGCGAACTCGACGTTATGTTGCTTCAAGTAGCGAATGCCACGCATTGTTTGAGAAAAAGTGCCTTTGCCTGCACGGTTGGTTCGGTAGTGATTATGTAAGTGCTCTGGTCCATCAATACTCACGCCAATGATAAAGTCATTGTTCTTGAAGAACTCACACCACGCATCATTCAATAAAGTGCCATTGGTTTGAAGGTCATTGCTGATCTTACTGTGGCTAGGGCAATATTTTTTCTGCAGGGCGACGACCTTTTGAAAGTACTCAATCCCCAACAAGGTAGGCTCTCCACCATGCCAAGAAAAGATGATTTCAGGTGTATTCTGCCCTTCTATATATTGCTTGATATAACGCTCTAACAGAGCTTCATCCATCGTATATTGAGAGCCTTTTGGGTATTCAAGCAGCTGTTGTTTTTCTAAGTAATAACAGTAGGTGCAACTGATATTACACACCGCACCAATCGGTTTTGCTAACGCCTGAAGTTTGCTGTGTGCTTTGCCATTGAACTGCGGAACTGAACTCAAATTTGATAGCGATAATGTCGTCATGAAGAGTGCCTCGATGTAAAAGTTATTGTATTAGCTAAAACAATTCGTAATTCCTTTACACGGTGTTCATCGGCCAACCAAGCTTGATGGCATTAGGTTGGCCGAGTGGTTTTTCCTCTATTTCACGTTTTCAAACGGGTTCCACGCTTCGTCAACCGGGACGATATTTTGCGCTTTTTCGTATTCTTGATATTCAGCGACCATTTCAAGGAACAGATCTGGCATTTCATTTCTCAAGTCATGTTGCTCAGCTGGATCTTTCTTGGTGTTGTATAAATGCCACTCACTGTCGCCGCCCATTCCCGTAGAAATTCGGATAATCTTATGATCACCTTTAAGCAGAATTCCGCTACCAAACAATTCAAATGGAATCGCATTGTTGGCACTGTGCACGTCTGCCGTTTCCCCTTTGAAGTAAGGCAACAAGCTCACACCACTCATCGGCGCTACTTCTCGACCTTGATATTCCGTTCCTGGATGCTCGACCTCTGCAATCTCAAGAATCGTGGCTGCAATGTCCTTCACTTGGGATAAGTCGTCTGTCTGAGTTCCCGGTTGCAACGCATCTTCACCGTCTAAAAGCGCTTTGACTGGCTTAACGATAAACGGCACACGGATACCGCCCTCTGCTGTATAAGCTTTGTACCAAGATAGGCCGCCAGTTGAAGCGCTTGCCCACTCAGGACCAAGTGACACACTGGAGTTCGCCTTACCCAAATTTTCAGTCGAATTATCGAAATGATGAGCAGTCCACGTTCGGATCAAATCACTGATATTTTCACCGGTAATATCCGCCGCTTCTGGGCCGTTATCCGCTAGGTACATGATGTAAGTATTATCGTATTCCCCGATTTCTTTCAGGTAATCGACTATCTGACCGACTTGTTGGTCCTGCATTTCCATCATGCCCATCGCGACAGCCATTTTCTTTCCGTACCACTTTTGTTCTTTCTCAGAGAGCGAGTCCCAAGGTCGGCTTAATGAGTTACGTTCTGAAATATCGGCGTCTTTTGGAATCACACCCATCTCTTTCATGCGTTCGAAACGGCCTTCTCGAACCGAGTCCCAACCATGCTCAACGTAGTAATCGACTTTATCTTGATAGGCAGACTCAGGCGCTTGCAGTGGCAGGTGAATACCGGTGAATGGGACGTAGGCGAAGAAAGGCTTGCCGTCGTCTTTTTTGCTGTCGATCATCTTGATGATCTCGTTGGTGTAAACTTGGTCTGAGTACTCGCCTTTGTATTTATCCTCAACCACCTCGCCGTTGCGGTAAGTTGGCTCAACTTCGACGCCGGGAATATCCCCTTTTTGCAGCGCATCCGCTGTCGCGGCATTTTTGGCCGGGAACATCATATCTCGATTAAAGTGATTAGAGCCGCCCGCTAATATACCGTAACTCTCACCAAAACCTCGATCGTCAGGTAAGAAGCCATCGTCGTGCCCCAAGTGCCATTTACCAGAGAGGTAAGTGTTATAGCCGCTCTCTTCAAGCAGCGTGGCGACCGTAACACCTTTCTTGGTGAGGTAACCTTCATAACCCGGCTTGCCAATCGCACCCGGATAGACAGCATAGTCGAAGGTGCCTAGCCCAACCTCGTGGCTATTTGCTCCGGTTAACATCATAGAGCGCGTTACCGATGAAGTTGGTGACGCGTGAAAATTAGTAAACTTAACCCCCTCTTCAGCCAGCGCCATTAGGTTTGGTGTATTGGCTTCTGAGCCATAAGGCTGAGTATCGGCAAAGCCAACATCATCGCCAACAATAACAACAATATTCGGTTTTTCTGATTCAGCCGCCAGAGCAGCACTGCTTGCCGCAGCCATTGCAGTGAAGACTAAAGATTTCTTGAATGTCTGCATAAGACGTTCTCCAATTTCTGTGATTAACTTGTTTCAGTAATTAACTTTTCTGCGAGTAACTTTTCTGCGAATAACTTTTTCTGAGGTTAACCTTTCTGTGATTAACCTGAGTTAGGATTTGAATTAATGCGCGGCTTGCGACATCCAATGTAATAAGTCGAGCGCAGGGTCATACTCTTGAGCTGCTGCCATGCCAATCCAGGTGACAGCCTCCGCTTGGCTGGCTTGAACGCCACTTCCAGAGATATACATCAACCCAAGCTGTGTTTGAGCTTCAGGGCTACCGTTATTGGCTGCGGTGACGAACCACTCCGCGGCTTTTTCATCATCCTGTTCTACGCCCTCTCCGCTCAGATATAAGTAAGCGACAGAGAGCTGGGCATCCAATTGCCCTTGATAAGCTTCATCCAACAGTTGCACGACGTCTTGATGCTGCTGCGATTGATCCATGGTGGCTTCATTCTCAAAGCTCTCGCTTCCAAAGCTTGCCTTGGCAAAAAACAGAACAACCAAAACACCCGCCAAAATCACGGTAGTTAAACGTTTATTGAGCATTTATTTCCTCCTCGGGAATAAAGGTCTCGACGTCCCTGTTGAATGAATTAGGTGAAAAGTAGGAA comes from the Vibrio splendidus genome and includes:
- a CDS encoding PTS mannitol transporter subunit IICB, which codes for MSTNIRARVQSFGGHLTAMVLPNIGAFIAWGFITALFIPTGWMPNEYFGELVGPMITYLLPLLIGYTGGQIVGDKRGAVAGAIGTMGVIAGAEIPMFVGAMIMGPLSGWVIVQIDKRLQDKIPSGFEMVVNNFSLGIFGMLMCLFAYAIVGPAVTAANLFVKSGIEALVATGFLPLLAIINEPAKVLFLNNAIDQGIYYPLGLQAAAETGKSIFFMVASNPGPGLGMLLAYAKFGQGLSKKSAPSAIIIHFFGGIHELYFPYVLMKPIMIVAMIAGAATGIATFNLLDGGLVAGPSPGSIFSYLALTPKGSFFATIAGVASATVVSFLVASAILKVSKKEQSEDEFEQSITDMKDMKAEGVVAKASAQASTEQPKEVKNIKFIAFACDAGMGSSAMGASTFKRKLEKAGYDVQVKNFAIEKVPTDADVVVTHESLENRAIKATGLPVVTIKNFLHDPALDNLMNTIGQQA
- a CDS encoding PTS sugar transporter subunit IIA, which encodes MLYDLIDHDLIDVINHSEYKWEDAVKETTRYLQDKGYVTNNYADAIIQSTHDNGPYYVLCPGIAMPHARPEAGVLKTGLGIHVFSTPVDFGSEMGPANVLLTLAAKDSDTHIEVIQALSEMLVDEENIAKLAASSSKADVLEIIKSY
- a CDS encoding GNAT family N-acetyltransferase codes for the protein MTIENVLPEDYAEMLKVWENSVRATHDFITEEDIEFFKPIIMEHAFPAVSLKCVKNERGSIVGFVGVHDAKVEMLFVLNEVRGQGVGTVLLQHAIKQLAATKVDVNEQNPQAVGFYQHMGFKIESRSPIDDMGKPFPIMHLTL
- a CDS encoding QnrS family quinolone resistance pentapeptide repeat protein, which translates into the protein MDTNNSTYHHHSFAQQDLSELTFTACTFIRCDFRRSNLRDATFINCKFIEQGDIEGCHFDIADLRDASFQNCQLAMANFSNANCYGIELRECDLKGANFTRANFANQVSNRMYFCSAYITGCNLSYANFEQACLEKCELFENRWIGTYLGGASLKESDLSRGVFSEDVWGQFSMQGANLCHAELEGLDPRKVDTSGIKIVAWQQEQLLETMGIVVMPD
- a CDS encoding TetR/AcrR family transcriptional regulator, which produces MKDMRQAMLDAGFSLINEHGFAGVGLMKIINQAEGTKGSFYHYFKSKEHFGEILLTNYFDEHLAKLDDFLSDESLSRRDRVKAYFEFWCASKLTEDFNIQCLVVKLAGEVSGSANPLQSTMAVGAEKIILRMAKLFEEGNETGDFTIAEPESLSRMLYGLWLGSTLMAAMQRNRSILNNAMDETILAMSPAQESAD
- a CDS encoding anaerobic sulfatase maturase — its product is MTTLSLSNLSSVPQFNGKAHSKLQALAKPIGAVCNISCTYCYYLEKQQLLEYPKGSQYTMDEALLERYIKQYIEGQNTPEIIFSWHGGEPTLLGIEYFQKVVALQKKYCPSHSKISNDLQTNGTLLNDAWCEFFKNNDFIIGVSIDGPEHLHNHYRTNRAGKGTFSQTMRGIRYLKQHNVEFATLSCVNDVTGKYPLEVYRFLRDEVGSKQLQFIPVVDKREAHTNNKWLSNQQAIIPVSGEVEAWSVDSVQWGEFLTTIFDEWFEHDFGQILVPYFENFVGVWMGRESTMCTLSEICGKGLAVEPNGDVYSCDHYVFPEFQLGNIQGQALSTLAFSSKQQSFGFAKQKSLPKQCQACEFKFACHGECPKNRIIKSRDGEAGLNYLCEGWLSFFKHIDPVIKGLLKANNIASRLG
- a CDS encoding arylsulfatase, producing MQTFKKSLVFTAMAAASSAALAAESEKPNIVVIVGDDVGFADTQPYGSEANTPNLMALAEEGVKFTNFHASPTSSVTRSMMLTGANSHEVGLGTFDYAVYPGAIGKPGYEGYLTKKGVTVATLLEESGYNTYLSGKWHLGHDDGFLPDDRGFGESYGILAGGSNHFNRDMMFPAKNAATADALQKGDIPGVEVEPTYRNGEVVEDKYKGEYSDQVYTNEIIKMIDSKKDDGKPFFAYVPFTGIHLPLQAPESAYQDKVDYYVEHGWDSVREGRFERMKEMGVIPKDADISERNSLSRPWDSLSEKEQKWYGKKMAVAMGMMEMQDQQVGQIVDYLKEIGEYDNTYIMYLADNGPEAADITGENISDLIRTWTAHHFDNSTENLGKANSSVSLGPEWASASTGGLSWYKAYTAEGGIRVPFIVKPVKALLDGEDALQPGTQTDDLSQVKDIAATILEIAEVEHPGTEYQGREVAPMSGVSLLPYFKGETADVHSANNAIPFELFGSGILLKGDHKIIRISTGMGGDSEWHLYNTKKDPAEQHDLRNEMPDLFLEMVAEYQEYEKAQNIVPVDEAWNPFENVK
- a CDS encoding tetratricopeptide repeat protein — its product is MLNKRLTTVILAGVLVVLFFAKASFGSESFENEATMDQSQQHQDVVQLLDEAYQGQLDAQLSVAYLYLSGEGVEQDDEKAAEWFVTAANNGSPEAQTQLGLMYISGSGVQASQAEAVTWIGMAAAQEYDPALDLLHWMSQAAH